From Deinococcus taeanensis, one genomic window encodes:
- a CDS encoding LacI family DNA-binding transcriptional regulator has protein sequence MSTIQDVARLAGVSPTTAKRALKEPDKLTPDTLARVQQAIAQLHYEPDQRAGSLRGGQSTTVGLIVGSILEPFFAQFARTTAHVLAEAGYTLILSENEYSAQRELPELRRLYGQRVAGIMLRPGYGQDSHEYLARLLSRGVAITEFDYRPPHHDAPSVTLDNAGAMREAVTHLHALGHRRIAALGTYHPVIHPEERSRAFPDIMNALGLTVPAEYQQITLLTEDTAYRLTHDLLNLPAPPTALIALTGAQASGAYRALRERGLRLPHDLSLVTFDNYPWTSLVDPPITVLEQPVEAMAEQAARQMLALLGHGELPGPHVVLTARLIQRGSTAPPPAPAITRGPPGPP, from the coding sequence GTGTCTACCATTCAGGACGTCGCCCGCTTGGCCGGCGTCTCCCCCACCACCGCCAAACGCGCCCTGAAAGAGCCCGACAAACTCACGCCGGACACCCTCGCCCGCGTCCAGCAGGCCATCGCGCAGCTGCACTACGAACCCGACCAGCGCGCCGGCAGCCTCCGCGGCGGCCAGAGCACCACCGTCGGCCTGATCGTCGGCAGCATTCTCGAACCTTTCTTCGCGCAGTTCGCCCGCACCACCGCCCACGTCCTGGCCGAAGCCGGCTACACCCTGATCCTCAGCGAGAACGAATACAGCGCCCAGCGCGAACTGCCCGAACTGCGCCGCCTGTACGGTCAGCGCGTCGCGGGCATCATGCTCCGCCCCGGCTACGGGCAGGACAGTCACGAGTACCTCGCCCGGCTCCTCTCGCGCGGCGTCGCCATCACCGAATTCGACTACCGCCCGCCCCACCACGACGCGCCCAGCGTCACCCTCGACAACGCCGGCGCCATGCGCGAGGCCGTGACCCACCTGCACGCCCTGGGCCACCGCCGCATCGCCGCGCTCGGCACGTACCACCCGGTGATTCACCCCGAGGAACGCAGCCGCGCCTTTCCCGACATCATGAACGCCCTGGGCCTCACCGTACCGGCCGAATACCAGCAGATCACACTGCTCACCGAAGACACCGCCTACCGCCTGACCCACGACCTGCTGAACCTGCCCGCGCCCCCCACCGCCCTGATTGCGCTGACCGGCGCGCAGGCGTCCGGCGCGTACCGCGCGCTGCGTGAACGCGGCCTGCGCCTCCCGCATGACCTGAGTCTCGTCACCTTCGACAACTACCCCTGGACGAGCCTCGTGGACCCGCCCATCACCGTCCTCGAACAGCCCGTCGAAGCCATGGCCGAGCAGGCCGCCCGCCAGATGCTCGCGCTGCTCGGCCACGGCGAGCTGCCCGGCCCGCACGTCGTGCTGACGGCCCGCCTGATCCAGCGCGGCAGCACCGCACCCCCGCCGGCACCGGCCATCACACGGGGACCGCCCGGCCCGCCCTGA
- a CDS encoding carbohydrate ABC transporter permease: MTATAAAHAGTRPSPKRGLRLTPMALIWPAMLYLILTTQVPFFMTVYYSFFRYNLAIPGARPFVGLDNYRNLLSDPQNLHILGNTVVLAGGTLLLTLLLGATLALLLNRDFPGRALLRTLLISSFLIMPVVTAVVWKNMLLNPVFGFFSWLVTRLGGHPVDWLAQYPMASVIGMITWEWTPFAMLILLTGLQSLPDDQLEAARLDGASPWQEFRYVVLPHWTQAIQVVVLMETIALLQVYGEIYGSTSGGPGIATTNLPYFIYQKAFAEYNIGLASAAGVITVVLTNLLAVYLLKLISRTHSGRGD, translated from the coding sequence ATGACCGCGACCGCCGCCGCCCACGCCGGTACACGCCCCTCACCCAAACGCGGACTGCGCCTGACGCCCATGGCCCTGATCTGGCCGGCGATGCTGTACCTGATCCTCACGACGCAGGTGCCGTTCTTCATGACGGTGTACTACTCCTTCTTCCGGTACAACCTCGCCATTCCCGGCGCGCGGCCCTTCGTGGGCCTGGACAACTACCGCAACCTGCTGAGTGACCCGCAGAACCTGCACATCCTCGGCAACACCGTCGTGCTGGCCGGCGGCACCCTGCTGCTCACGCTGCTGCTGGGCGCCACGCTGGCCCTGCTGCTCAACCGGGACTTCCCCGGGCGGGCCCTGCTGCGCACCCTGCTGATCTCGTCGTTCCTGATCATGCCGGTCGTCACGGCCGTCGTGTGGAAGAACATGCTCCTGAACCCCGTGTTCGGCTTCTTCTCCTGGCTCGTCACCCGGCTGGGCGGCCACCCCGTCGACTGGCTGGCGCAGTACCCCATGGCGAGCGTCATCGGCATGATCACCTGGGAGTGGACGCCCTTCGCCATGCTGATCCTCCTGACCGGCCTGCAGAGCCTCCCGGACGACCAGCTTGAAGCCGCGCGCCTCGACGGCGCCAGCCCCTGGCAGGAATTCCGGTACGTGGTGCTGCCCCACTGGACGCAGGCGATCCAGGTGGTGGTCCTGATGGAAACCATCGCGCTGCTGCAGGTGTACGGCGAGATCTACGGCTCCACGTCCGGCGGACCCGGCATCGCCACCACGAACCTGCCGTACTTCATCTACCAGAAGGCCTTCGCCGAGTACAACATCGGCCTCGCCAGCGCCGCAGGCGTGATCACCGTGGTGCTCACGAACCTGCTCGCCGTGTACCTGCTGAAACTCATCAGCCGCACCCACAGCGGCCGGGGAGACTGA
- a CDS encoding carbohydrate ABC transporter permease yields the protein MPAPHLPRHRLQGGLLTLLTYLLALAFLFPLVWMFMAAFKTEAQAFAVPPVFVFTPVFENFQHALGSYFPALRNSLVAAVGSTVLAFILGLPAAFALAVYPTRRAQGVLTWMLSTKFMPAVGVIVPLFLLFRNLHLLDTLPGLILMYTTMNLPLVVWMMHSYMTEIPYAIYEAAKVDGASVAQEFFGIAMPLSTPGMAATALLCLIFAWNEVFFALNLTNSDAAPLSVFISQFKTSEGLFWAQMSAAATLTVLPVLIFGWVAQRQLVRGLSFGAVK from the coding sequence ATGCCCGCACCCCACCTGCCCCGTCACCGCCTGCAGGGCGGCCTGCTGACCCTGCTCACCTACCTGCTCGCCCTGGCGTTCCTGTTCCCGCTGGTGTGGATGTTCATGGCCGCCTTCAAGACCGAAGCGCAGGCCTTCGCCGTTCCGCCCGTGTTCGTCTTCACGCCCGTCTTCGAGAACTTCCAGCACGCCCTGGGCAGTTACTTTCCGGCGCTGCGCAACTCGCTTGTGGCCGCAGTGGGCAGCACCGTGCTCGCGTTCATCCTGGGCCTGCCGGCCGCCTTCGCGCTCGCGGTGTACCCCACCCGGCGCGCGCAGGGCGTGCTCACGTGGATGCTCTCCACGAAATTCATGCCGGCCGTCGGCGTGATCGTGCCGCTGTTCCTGCTGTTCCGCAACCTCCACCTGCTCGACACCCTCCCGGGACTGATCCTGATGTACACCACCATGAACCTCCCGCTGGTCGTGTGGATGATGCACTCCTACATGACCGAGATCCCCTACGCCATCTACGAGGCCGCGAAGGTGGACGGCGCCAGCGTCGCCCAGGAGTTCTTCGGCATTGCCATGCCGCTCTCCACGCCCGGCATGGCCGCCACCGCCCTGCTGTGCCTGATTTTCGCGTGGAACGAGGTGTTCTTCGCCCTGAACCTCACGAACAGCGACGCGGCGCCGCTGAGCGTATTCATCAGCCAGTTCAAGACCAGCGAGGGCCTGTTCTGGGCGCAGATGAGCGCCGCCGCCACCCTCACCGTGCTGCCGGTCCTGATCTTCGGCTGGGTGGCGCAGCGTCAACTGGTGCGCGGCCTGAGCTTCGGAGCTGTGAAATGA
- a CDS encoding ferritin-like domain-containing protein: MTALNELKDLYVEQLRDLHSAETQLLTALPRMEAAATDPQLKAGFHLHLEQTQQQVNRLESIFADLGVSPGGHVCKAMQGLIAEGAEMIGTQAPPAVKDAGLIACAQRVEHYEIAGYGTVARYAQVLGLQQHLETLRATEVEEKQTDTKLTELSDTINQAALRG, encoded by the coding sequence ATGACCGCGTTGAACGAACTGAAGGACCTGTACGTTGAGCAGCTTCGTGACCTGCACTCGGCGGAAACGCAGCTGCTGACCGCCCTGCCCAGGATGGAGGCGGCGGCCACGGACCCTCAGCTGAAAGCCGGTTTTCACCTGCACCTGGAGCAGACCCAGCAGCAGGTGAACCGTCTGGAGTCCATCTTCGCTGATCTGGGTGTGTCGCCGGGCGGTCACGTGTGCAAGGCCATGCAGGGCCTGATCGCTGAGGGTGCGGAGATGATCGGGACGCAGGCGCCGCCCGCCGTGAAGGACGCCGGCCTGATCGCCTGCGCGCAGCGCGTGGAGCACTACGAGATCGCCGGGTACGGCACGGTGGCGCGTTACGCGCAGGTCCTGGGGTTGCAGCAGCACCTGGAGACGCTGCGCGCCACCGAGGTGGAGGAGAAGCAGACGGACACCAAACTGACTGAACTGTCCGACACCATCAACCAGGCTGCCCTGCGCGGCTGA
- a CDS encoding ABC transporter substrate-binding protein has translation MHRIALLALTAALSTQATAATITIATVNNPDMVTMQKLTPEFNKKYPDIQVKWVTLPENELRQKITLDVASGAGSFDIATVGAYEVPIWAKNGWLAPLTPLFAKNAALAKSYNVADILPGVRSALTVNGNLYAVPFYAESSMTFYNKDLFKAAGLTMPANPTWTQVQTFASKIHNPAKGVYGVCLRGLPGWGENMALFSTMVNTFGGRWFDPSWQAQLNSPAWKNAMTFYVNLVKRYGPPGATGNGFTENLTLMSQGKCGMWVDATVAAGFLSDPSSSKITKSVGFAAAPTSTTPRGSNWYWSWNLAIPKSTKQEDAAFKFITWATSQEYIALVAKTKGTWASVPPGTRTSTYSNANYKKAAGAFSGQVLSAINRADVNKATKDPVPYTGIQYVAIPEFQALGTQVGQYLAGALSGQYSVDQALKLAQDAATKTAREGGYQK, from the coding sequence ATGCACCGAATTGCCCTGCTGGCCCTGACCGCCGCCCTGAGCACCCAGGCCACCGCCGCGACCATCACCATCGCTACCGTGAACAACCCTGACATGGTCACCATGCAGAAGCTCACCCCCGAGTTCAACAAGAAATACCCGGACATCCAGGTCAAGTGGGTCACCCTCCCCGAAAACGAACTGCGGCAGAAAATCACCCTGGACGTCGCCAGCGGCGCCGGCTCCTTCGACATCGCCACCGTGGGCGCGTACGAAGTGCCGATCTGGGCCAAGAACGGCTGGCTTGCCCCCCTCACGCCGCTGTTCGCCAAGAACGCCGCCCTGGCCAAGAGCTACAACGTCGCCGACATTCTCCCAGGCGTCCGCTCGGCCCTCACCGTCAACGGCAACCTGTACGCCGTGCCCTTCTACGCCGAGAGCTCCATGACCTTCTACAACAAGGACCTCTTCAAGGCCGCCGGCCTCACCATGCCTGCCAACCCCACCTGGACGCAGGTGCAGACCTTCGCCAGCAAGATCCACAATCCCGCCAAGGGCGTGTACGGCGTGTGCCTGCGCGGCCTGCCCGGCTGGGGCGAGAACATGGCCCTGTTCTCCACCATGGTGAACACCTTCGGCGGCCGCTGGTTCGACCCGAGCTGGCAGGCGCAGCTGAACAGCCCGGCCTGGAAGAACGCCATGACCTTCTACGTGAATCTCGTCAAACGCTACGGCCCTCCCGGCGCCACCGGCAACGGCTTTACCGAGAACCTCACCCTGATGAGCCAGGGCAAGTGCGGCATGTGGGTGGACGCCACCGTCGCCGCCGGCTTCCTCAGCGATCCCAGCAGCAGCAAGATCACGAAGTCCGTCGGTTTCGCCGCCGCGCCCACCAGCACCACCCCCCGCGGCAGCAACTGGTACTGGAGCTGGAACCTCGCCATTCCCAAGAGCACCAAACAGGAAGACGCGGCCTTCAAGTTCATCACCTGGGCCACCAGCCAGGAGTACATCGCCCTGGTCGCCAAAACCAAGGGCACCTGGGCCAGCGTCCCCCCCGGCACCCGCACCAGCACGTACAGCAACGCCAACTACAAGAAGGCCGCCGGGGCGTTCAGCGGCCAGGTGCTCAGCGCCATCAACCGCGCCGACGTGAACAAGGCCACCAAGGACCCCGTGCCGTACACCGGCATCCAGTACGTCGCCATTCCTGAATTCCAGGCGCTCGGCACGCAGGTCGGCCAGTACCTCGCCGGCGCCCTGAGCGGCCAGTACAGCGTTGACCAGGCCCTGAAACTCGCCCAGGACGCCGCGACCAAAACCGCGCGCGAAGGCGGCTATCAGAAGTAA
- a CDS encoding zinc-dependent alcohol dehydrogenase family protein translates to MTRTMPAAVITAPGQVEQRELPVPDPGPGQVRIRVHATGVCGTDLHLLHGHFGAQFPLVAGHEISGTVDAVGAGVLNVREGDPVTVDPNLYCGQCHACQRGLFQHCEHHEALGVTLPGGFATHTLCPATNVYPAHGLTLDQAAFAEPLGCVAWGMQRLRPRPGSTALVFGAGAIGLLLMQGLQASGCSRVTVVDPVEGRLALARTLGATHTLTPHAALREELLDLFPHGFDVTSEATGVPDVVQGLPALTAVGGSVLVFGVAPEGATVALSPYDLFQRDLTVLGSFALNQTVPLALEWLRAGRVNVDPLITHRLPLTGVEDALNMKARPGLQGAQKVLISPHAPQETA, encoded by the coding sequence ATGACCCGCACCATGCCCGCCGCCGTGATCACCGCCCCCGGCCAGGTGGAGCAGCGCGAACTGCCCGTCCCTGACCCCGGCCCCGGCCAGGTGCGGATCCGCGTTCACGCCACCGGCGTGTGCGGCACCGACCTGCACCTGCTGCACGGCCATTTCGGCGCGCAGTTCCCGCTGGTCGCCGGCCACGAGATCAGCGGCACCGTCGACGCCGTGGGCGCCGGCGTGCTGAACGTCCGGGAGGGCGACCCCGTCACCGTGGACCCCAACCTGTACTGCGGGCAGTGCCACGCCTGCCAGCGCGGCCTGTTCCAGCACTGCGAGCACCACGAGGCGCTCGGGGTCACGCTGCCCGGCGGCTTCGCCACCCACACCCTGTGCCCCGCCACGAACGTGTACCCCGCCCACGGCCTCACCCTGGACCAGGCGGCGTTCGCAGAACCGCTGGGCTGCGTGGCGTGGGGCATGCAGCGCCTGCGGCCCCGCCCCGGCAGCACCGCCCTGGTGTTCGGCGCGGGCGCCATCGGGCTGCTGCTCATGCAGGGCCTCCAGGCGAGCGGCTGCAGCCGCGTGACCGTCGTGGATCCCGTCGAGGGCCGCCTCGCCCTGGCGCGCACCCTGGGCGCCACGCACACCCTCACCCCGCACGCCGCGCTGCGCGAGGAACTCCTCGACCTCTTCCCGCACGGCTTCGACGTGACGAGCGAAGCGACTGGGGTGCCTGACGTCGTGCAGGGCCTTCCCGCCCTGACCGCCGTGGGCGGCAGCGTCCTGGTGTTCGGCGTGGCCCCCGAAGGCGCCACCGTCGCCCTGAGCCCCTACGACCTGTTCCAGCGCGACCTCACCGTTCTGGGGTCCTTCGCGCTCAACCAGACCGTGCCCCTCGCGCTGGAATGGCTGCGCGCCGGGCGCGTGAACGTGGACCCGCTCATCACGCACCGCCTGCCGCTCACGGGGGTGGAGGACGCCCTCAACATGAAAGCCCGCCCCGGCCTGCAGGGCGCACAGAAGGTCCTGATCAGCCCCCACGCCCCCCAGGAGACCGCATGA
- a CDS encoding NAD(P)-dependent alcohol dehydrogenase, with amino-acid sequence MTLTSRTSVLSGHRTLSFEDRAVPAPGPREVRVQVKRIGVCGSDVHYYTHGRIGAFVVQGPLVLGHEVSGVVDAVGPGVTHVQPGDRVALEPGVPCRRCAYCKQGAYNLCPDMTFMATPPVNGALSEFVLWPDDFVFPVPDTVSDDAAALLEPLAVGLWAARKGDVRPGHTVAVLGAGPIGCTTVMAARAAGATTIIAVDLEDFRLDLARRSGATHTFNARQGDPLAFIRNLTHGGLPASHAGVDVAFETAGSLPTTRLTLAAPKPGGVAVLVGLPPDPEVTLDIVSAASREVTLRGVFRYANCYPAAVQLAASGAVDLDALVTHRYPFTRTPDAFAFADAEKRSSMKVMIDVS; translated from the coding sequence ATGACCCTGACCTCAAGAACGTCCGTCCTGTCCGGGCACCGCACCCTGTCCTTCGAGGACCGCGCCGTGCCCGCCCCCGGCCCGCGCGAAGTGCGCGTGCAGGTAAAACGCATCGGGGTGTGCGGCAGCGACGTGCACTACTACACGCACGGCCGCATTGGTGCCTTCGTGGTGCAGGGCCCACTGGTCCTGGGCCACGAGGTGAGCGGCGTGGTCGACGCAGTCGGCCCCGGCGTCACGCACGTGCAGCCCGGCGACCGCGTGGCCCTGGAACCCGGCGTGCCCTGCCGCCGCTGCGCGTACTGCAAGCAGGGCGCGTACAACCTCTGCCCGGACATGACCTTCATGGCCACGCCCCCCGTGAACGGCGCCCTGAGCGAGTTCGTGCTGTGGCCCGACGACTTCGTGTTCCCCGTGCCGGACACGGTCAGTGACGACGCCGCCGCCCTCCTCGAACCCCTGGCAGTGGGCCTGTGGGCCGCCCGGAAGGGCGACGTGCGCCCGGGCCACACGGTCGCGGTGCTGGGCGCCGGCCCGATCGGTTGCACCACCGTGATGGCCGCCCGGGCGGCCGGCGCCACCACCATCATCGCCGTGGACCTGGAGGACTTCCGGCTGGACCTCGCGCGGCGTTCCGGCGCCACGCACACCTTCAATGCCCGCCAGGGCGACCCGCTGGCCTTCATCCGGAACCTCACGCACGGCGGCCTGCCCGCCTCGCACGCCGGGGTGGACGTCGCCTTCGAGACCGCCGGCAGCCTGCCTACCACCCGCCTGACGCTCGCCGCCCCAAAACCCGGCGGGGTGGCCGTACTGGTGGGCCTGCCGCCCGACCCGGAAGTGACGCTCGACATCGTGAGTGCCGCGAGCCGCGAAGTGACCCTGCGCGGGGTGTTCCGCTACGCCAACTGCTACCCGGCGGCCGTGCAGCTGGCCGCGAGTGGCGCTGTGGACCTCGACGCTCTCGTGACCCACCGGTATCCGTTCACGCGGACCCCGGACGCCTTTGCCTTCGCGGACGCCGAGAAGCGCAGCAGCATGAAGGTCATGATCGATGTCAGCTGA
- a CDS encoding FGGY-family carbohydrate kinase: MSADPARDLLIGVDVGTYSSKGVLTDLRGTVLRQVTRTHDIHVPQHGHVEQDADAVWWADAQQLIRTLLQGVDPARVAGVACSAIGPTVLPLDSHGRPLRPGILYGVDTRAQAQIDALNRELGEARLFAHSGMALTSQATGPKIRWLREHEPGVWARTHTLTTASSYLTYRLTGRHVMDHHTAAHCMPLYDPRTRQWSPAFSAAVLGDRDLSRLPDLAWSDERAGEVTPEAGALTGLRPGTPVAVGTVDALAEALSVGVRAPGDLMLMYGSTTFFVLVQAAATPDPRVWSVGGAFPGQVNLAAGMGTTGSLTRWMADEFARDLPTEQAYDALFAAARDLPPGAQGLLCLPYFSGERTPINDPQARGVIAGLTLSHTRAHLFRAALEGVAFGIRHNLEAFAALGADVRRVVAVGGGTKGRLWLQIVSDVTGETQHVPPVTVGASYGDAFLAGLAAGVLTRDDLTTWVGPGQPVTPNPAHRARYDQLYSLYRDLYQQTRPTVHALSDHP, from the coding sequence ATGTCAGCTGACCCGGCGCGAGACCTGCTGATCGGGGTGGACGTCGGCACCTACTCCAGCAAGGGCGTCCTGACCGACCTGCGCGGCACGGTGCTGCGCCAGGTGACGCGGACGCATGACATCCACGTGCCTCAGCACGGCCACGTGGAACAGGACGCCGACGCCGTGTGGTGGGCCGACGCGCAGCAGCTGATCCGCACGCTGCTGCAGGGCGTCGACCCCGCGCGGGTGGCGGGGGTGGCGTGCAGCGCGATCGGGCCGACCGTGCTGCCGCTCGACTCGCACGGCCGGCCGCTGCGCCCCGGGATCCTCTACGGCGTGGACACCCGCGCCCAGGCGCAGATCGACGCGCTCAACCGCGAACTGGGCGAAGCCCGCCTCTTCGCGCACAGCGGCATGGCCCTGACCAGCCAGGCCACCGGCCCCAAGATCCGCTGGCTGCGCGAGCACGAACCCGGCGTCTGGGCCCGGACCCACACGCTCACCACCGCCAGCAGCTACCTCACCTACCGCCTGACCGGCCGCCACGTCATGGACCACCACACCGCCGCGCACTGCATGCCGCTGTACGACCCCCGCACCCGCCAGTGGTCGCCGGCGTTCAGCGCCGCGGTGCTCGGCGACCGGGACCTGAGCCGGCTGCCGGACCTGGCGTGGAGTGACGAGCGGGCCGGGGAGGTCACGCCCGAAGCCGGCGCCCTGACCGGCCTGCGCCCCGGCACGCCCGTGGCGGTGGGCACGGTGGACGCCCTGGCCGAGGCGCTCAGTGTGGGCGTGCGGGCCCCGGGTGACCTGATGCTCATGTACGGCTCCACCACGTTCTTCGTGCTGGTGCAGGCGGCCGCCACGCCGGACCCGCGGGTGTGGTCGGTGGGCGGCGCGTTTCCCGGGCAGGTGAACCTCGCGGCCGGCATGGGCACCACCGGCAGCCTGACGCGCTGGATGGCCGACGAGTTCGCGCGGGACCTGCCGACCGAGCAGGCCTACGACGCGCTGTTCGCGGCCGCGCGGGACCTGCCGCCCGGCGCGCAGGGGCTGCTGTGCCTGCCGTACTTCAGCGGGGAACGCACGCCCATCAACGACCCGCAGGCGCGCGGGGTCATCGCGGGCCTGACCCTCTCGCACACCCGGGCGCACCTGTTCCGCGCGGCGCTGGAGGGCGTGGCGTTCGGCATTCGCCACAACCTGGAGGCCTTTGCGGCGCTGGGTGCCGACGTCCGCCGCGTGGTGGCCGTGGGCGGCGGCACGAAAGGCCGGCTCTGGCTGCAGATCGTCAGTGATGTCACCGGCGAGACCCAGCACGTCCCCCCGGTGACGGTCGGGGCGAGTTACGGCGACGCCTTCCTCGCCGGGCTGGCTGCCGGGGTCCTGACCCGGGACGACCTGACCACCTGGGTGGGCCCCGGCCAGCCGGTCACGCCCAATCCCGCGCACCGCGCCCGGTACGACCAGCTGTACAGCCTGTACCGCGACCTGTACCAGCAGACGCGCCCGACAGTGCACGCCCTGAGCGACCACCCCTGA
- a CDS encoding glucose 1-dehydrogenase, which translates to MSILDLFRLDGRHAVVTGAAQGIGFEIARGLAEAGARVTIADLNPDVGHDAARSIGAAFEPLNVTDPAAATALAAKLGGADILVNNAGIVRNTPAEDTPDDDWTAVMRVNLDGVFWCCRAFGQHMLAQGRGSIVSTASMSGLISNHPQPQAAYNASKAGVIHLTRSLAGEWASRGVRVNCVAPGYTATPLTKRGLETPEWRETWLKETPMGRLAEPAEIAPAVLYLASDAASFVTGHALVVDGGYTCW; encoded by the coding sequence ATGAGCATCCTTGATCTGTTCCGCCTGGACGGCCGCCACGCCGTCGTGACCGGCGCCGCGCAGGGCATCGGCTTCGAGATTGCCCGCGGGCTCGCCGAAGCCGGCGCGCGCGTCACGATTGCCGACCTGAACCCCGACGTGGGCCATGACGCCGCGCGCAGCATCGGCGCGGCCTTCGAACCGCTCAACGTCACCGATCCGGCCGCCGCGACCGCCCTCGCCGCGAAACTGGGCGGCGCCGACATTCTCGTGAACAACGCCGGAATCGTCCGCAACACCCCGGCCGAAGACACCCCGGATGACGACTGGACGGCCGTGATGCGCGTGAACCTCGACGGGGTGTTCTGGTGCTGCCGGGCCTTCGGACAGCACATGCTCGCCCAGGGCCGGGGCAGCATCGTCAGCACCGCCAGCATGAGCGGCCTGATCAGCAATCACCCGCAGCCGCAGGCGGCGTACAACGCCAGCAAGGCCGGCGTGATTCACCTCACCCGTTCCCTCGCCGGGGAGTGGGCCTCCCGCGGCGTGCGCGTGAACTGCGTCGCGCCCGGCTACACCGCCACGCCCCTCACCAAGCGCGGCCTGGAGACCCCCGAGTGGCGCGAGACCTGGCTGAAGGAAACCCCGATGGGCCGCCTCGCCGAACCCGCCGAGATCGCCCCGGCCGTGCTGTACCTCGCCAGTGACGCCGCCAGTTTCGTCACCGGGCACGCCCTGGTCGTCGACGGCGGCTACACCTGCTGGTAG